A stretch of Chionomys nivalis chromosome 2, mChiNiv1.1, whole genome shotgun sequence DNA encodes these proteins:
- the Fbxo30 gene encoding F-box only protein 30, producing the protein MEEEVQRHSHCVNCVSRRCMTRPEPGISCDLIGCPLVCGAVFHSCKADEHRLLCPFERVPCLNSNFGCPFTMARNKVAEHLEMCPASVVCCTMEWNRWPVSYADRKSYENLSRDVDEVAQLDMALALQDQRMLLESLKVATMMSKTTDKISEPREQISVKSSVQEMPCTNGLVSVDEESYGALYQATVETTRSLAAALDILNSATRDIGILNTSLHATTNDMDENNRDSVQDRNLKDQDHLHEDEIGAVGGVDHNGTSQNAQFEQNGSSDLLCDLRASSVGTSTLCNGFSLENTCSQVKDQDHSFPADSIERNIENGECAAADGTSEPSSLLVAAQLREIIPFSALPDSTFQHILMPHDDGEEDLYWKKVDLGSLKDLDESPFSHAPSFKFLSNSWYIPKEDKAVDTSDLEVAEDPMDLQGIDLITAALLFCLGDSPGGRGISDSRMVDVYHVDFGTQTFSLPSAILATDTMVGEIASASACDHANPQLSNPSPFQTLGLDLVLECVARYQPKQRSMFTFVCGQLFRRKEFSSHFKNVHGDIHAGLNGWMEQRCPLAYYGCTYSQRRFCPSTQGAKIIHDRHLRSFGVQPCVSTVLEEPSRNCVLGLRSDHLSSLPFEVLQHIAGFLDGFSLCQLACVSRLMRDVCGSLLQSRGMVILQWGKKKYPEGNSSWQIKEKVWRFSTAFCSVNEWKFADILSMADHLKNCSYNVIEKREEAVPLPCMCVTRELTKEGRSLRSVLKPVL; encoded by the exons ATGGAAGAAGAGGTGCAGCGGCACTCacactgtgtgaactgtgtcAGTAGACGGTGTATGACCAGACCAGAGCCTGGGATTTCCTGTGACTTGATTGGTTGTCCTTTGGTTTGTGGAGCAGTTTTCCATTCTTGTAAAGCTGATGAGCATCGACTTTTGTGTCCCTTTGAACGAGTACCTTGCTTAAATAGTAACTTCGGGTGTCCATTTACCATGGCGCGAAATAAAGTCGCTGAACATCTAGAAATGTGTCCTGCAAGTGTGGTGTGCTGTACAATGGAATGGAACCGATGGCCAGTTAGTTACGCAGACCGGAAATCATATGAAAATCTAAGCAGAGATGTTGATGAAGTGGCACAATTAGACATGGCCTTGGCTCTTCAAGATCAAAGAATGCTTTTGGAATCTCTCAAAGTGGCCACCATGATGTCAAAAACAACTGATAAAATATCTGAACCTAGAGAACAAATTTCAGTGAAATCAAGTGTTCAGGAAATGCCATGTACTAATGGGTTGGTATCTGTTGATGAAGAATCTTATGGTGCACTTTATCAAGCTACGGTAGAAACAACCAGAAGTTTGGCTGCTGCTTTAGATATCCTGAATTCTGCCACAAGAGACATTGGCATATTAAATACAAGTCTTCATGCCACCACAAATGACATGGATGAGAATAACAGAGATAGCGTTCAGGACAGAAACTTAAAAGACCAGGATCACCTTCATGAGGATGAGATAGGAGCAGTAGGTGGAGTTGACCATAATGGCACAAGTCAGAATGCTCAGTTTGAACAAAATGGTTCAAGTGATTTACTGTGTGACTTGCGTGCAAGTTCTGTTGGTACTTCTACTCTTTGTAATGgcttttctttggaaaatacaTGTTCACAGGTCAAAGACCAGGATCACAGTTTTCCTGCTGATTCCatagaaagaaatatagaaaatggAGAATGTGCAGCAGCAGATGGTACTTCAGAACCCAGTTCACTTTTAGTAGCAGCACAACTTAGGGAAATAATTCCTTTCAGTGCTTTGCCGGATAGCACATTTCAACATATCCTCATGCCACATGACGATGGTGAGGAGGACTTGTATTGGAAGAAGGTAGACTTAGGGAGCTTGAAGGATCTTGATGAATCACCCTTCAGTCATGCTCCTTCATTCAAGTTTCTTTCTAACTCATGGTATATACCAAAGGAAGACAAAGCCGTTGATACATCAGATTTAGAAGTTGCAGAAGATCCCATGGACCTCCAAGGAATAGATCTGATTACAGCAGCATTACTGTTTTGTCTGGGAGATTCTCCAGGTGGGAGGGGTATATCTGATAGCCGCATGGTTGATGTTTATCATGTTGACTTTGGAACACAGACTTTTTCACTTCCatctgcaatattagctacagaTACAATGGTTGGAGAAATAGCTTCAGCTTCAGCATGTGATCATGCCAATCCACAGCTTTCAAATCCAAGCCCTTTTCAGACACTTGGGCTGGATTTAGTTTTGGAATGTGTTGCTAGGTACCAGCCTAAGCAGCGTTCAATGTTTACCTTTGTATGTGGACAGTTGtttagaagaaaagaattttcttcccattttaagAATGTGCATGGTGACATTCATGCTGGACTGAATGGGTGGATGGAACAGAGGTGTCCTTTGGCTTACTATGGTTGCACCTACTCTCAGCGTAGATTTTGTCCATCAACACAAGGAGCGAAGATTATACATGATCGCCATTTAAGATCATTTGGAGTTCAGCCATGTGTGTCTACAGTATTAGAAGAGCCATCTAGAAACTGTGTGTTGGGATTACGTAGTGACCATCTAAGCAGTCTCCCATTTGAGGTACTGCAGCATATTGCAGGCTTTCTTGACGGCTTCAGTTTATGCCAGCTTGCATGTGTCTCTAGGCTAATGAGAGATGTGTGTGGCAGTCTACTTCAGTCTCGTGGAATGGTAATATTGCAGTGGGGGAAAAAGAAGTATCCGGAAGGAAATTCATCATGGCAGATAAAGGAAAAG GTTTGGCGATTCAGTACTGCGTTTTGTTCTGTTAATGAATGGAAATTTGCTGACATCCTAAGCATGGCTGACCACttgaagaactgcagttacaatGTTATAGAGAAACGGGAGGAAGCAGTCCCATtgccgtgcatgtgtgtgactcgAGAACTCACTAAAGAAGGACGTTCACTCCGCTCAGTTTTAAAACCCGTGCTTTAA